The genomic window GGGTGTTTGTGGCTGCCCTGACGCCGATACCCTACAAGGTGTTTACCATCGCCTCGGGATTGTTTGGCTTCAATCTGGGTACCTTCACGGTGGCTTCCATCCTGGGACGAGGACTGCGCTTTTTCACTGTCGGAACACTGATCTACTTCTTCGGTCCGCCTGTAAAGAACCTGATTGACCGTCATTTCAACCTGATGGTCATTCTCTTCGCAATCCTATTAATTGGCGGTTTTGTGGTTATTAAATGGTTGCTTTGAGCCGGCTGGGAATGGCGATCGACTGGCAGGAAAAGAGAATTGAATAATACCCCCGCCAAGGGTGGTACAGGGATGAGCTGTCTGCTCTACTCCTAGTGCTATGTCACCAAACCTCGCCCGGCTTCTTTCGACCATTTTCAACCCGTTGTTCAACGCAATGCTCGCTTTCCTTATCCTTGTTGGTTTCGATGGCGATCTGGTGTTCACGCGCAAGTTAATGATATTCGGCACTGCTTTCCTGTTCGCCAGTATAGTCCCTTTCGTTCACGTGGTGTGGCTGAAGCAGCGGGGGGCCGTGAGAACCATGGACATCGAGCACCGCCAGCGCCGGTTGTGGCCGCTGCTGGTGGGGATCATAAGTTATTCTGTCGCCTTTGTCCTGCTTCATTTAATGCAGGCACCAGGCATAATTCGCGGACTAATGTTCTGCTATGCTACAAACACACTGGTAGTGATGTTGATCACCTTCATTTGGAAAATCAGTATCCACGCCATGGGTATTGCCGGTCCGATCACGGCCATGATTTTCCGGTTCGGCTGGCCAGCAGTTCCCTTTTACGTTCTGGTACTTCTGATTGCCAACGCGCGGGTGGTTCTCGGGAAGCACACTATCGGCCAGGTGGTGGCGGGGGCCTCCATTGGTACCTTTCTCACGGCCATCCAGCTGCATTTCCTATTTCTTACTTGATGGGAGAATCTGCCTTTGCAAAGAGTCTTCATTACCGGCGCAAATCGGGGTATTGGGTTGGGATTGGTGCTCCACTTGCTTACCCGCGGAGACCGGGTCTTCGCCGGCTGCCGCAGCCAAGAACAGGCTATCAGGCTGAACCGCCTCCAAGAAAACACAGCGACCGGCTAACTGTACTCCCCCTGGATGTGACTAATCAGGCAGCCATCGGCAGTGCCGTGGCGGTGGTGAAGGGATACACGGGGCGTTTGGATATCCTGTTCAATAACGCCGGAGTGGGGGGTAAATGGCGAAGAGATTCCCTGGTAAACAGCCTGCCCATCCGGCGCGATATACGGAATGGGACTTGTCGTGGCCTGATGGCATATGTAATTTCCGTCGGGAGTTGCTCCTAGAGACGGGGCATGGCGCAGTCCGGTAGCGCGCTTCGTTCGGGACGAAGAGGTCGGGAGTTCAAATCTCCCTGCCCCGACAAATTTATTAAAGTAAATAGAGACGAAGAGGTCGCGAGTTCCCCCGGAGGGGTCCCTTCGGGAAAATCTCCTTGCCCCGATACAGCAGTAATAGCGACAATATAAACCCTGGCCCGGTGGTTCTTCCAGCGGGCTTTTTTTCAAACCCTCGAAAGGATTAAAATTGGTTATGATCCTTGACTTTTTTCTCTATAAAAGCTTTATATATAGCCTTCATTTTATGGGCCCGTCAGGGATTTAGCCTATTTAAACAGTTCAACTAGAGACTAGTATGGTTGGTAAATATCCCTTCAAAGAAGCCGAGGCCAGGTGGCAGCGTCGCTGGGAGGAATCCGGCGCTCATAGC from Candidatus Neomarinimicrobiota bacterium includes these protein-coding regions:
- a CDS encoding DedA family protein, with the translated sequence VFVAALTPIPYKVFTIASGLFGFNLGTFTVASILGRGLRFFTVGTLIYFFGPPVKNLIDRHFNLMVILFAILLIGGFVVIKWLL
- a CDS encoding PAP2 family protein; protein product: MSPNLARLLSTIFNPLFNAMLAFLILVGFDGDLVFTRKLMIFGTAFLFASIVPFVHVVWLKQRGAVRTMDIEHRQRRLWPLLVGIISYSVAFVLLHLMQAPGIIRGLMFCYATNTLVVMLITFIWKISIHAMGIAGPITAMIFRFGWPAVPFYVLVLLIANARVVLGKHTIGQVVAGASIGTFLTAIQLHFLFLT